One genomic region from Oncorhynchus clarkii lewisi isolate Uvic-CL-2024 chromosome 21, UVic_Ocla_1.0, whole genome shotgun sequence encodes:
- the LOC139379329 gene encoding protein MCM10 homolog, which produces MDGDDDLDLLTELLAENEAGEEQQASQEAEDNLDDLFDNDDDDEEYREGLEGEGGEREEEDGAVALFGDVDGIEEKEEVKTQPSGGKAPDNLNKSQEDLQEELRRMQEQMQRLQQQLEASQKSSTATSTPSSIPGTKAPSKANTPSQGPPKQSSSKPVRPTQKTKPQAEGKPSSAPDRGDGTKLQESSDFTAQLNNADLFKRKGQRTAHQVQPSTTAAATDTRGPLVEIKTHSSFQPIASSSRTNSTVRSSLPSQSNAAAALSAVRQANPLPSLPKDVAIEKYSGLRLRRPRVSSTEMDRKMADRKLIRLSQLPGRLAREKLDECDWVTFAVLVNKATPQSNSSGKTFSIWKLSDLHDLEVYVSLFLFGEVHKEHWKTEPGTVMGILNPNPMKAKDGYDGVSLSVDHHQKVLLMGEAQDYGTCKAAKKNGDPCSQIVNLYECQYCQYHVKAQYKKMSAQRAELQSSFSGKATGKAKGKGNSLKERLCQTGFHYGGMSSPACAAALSASGPKKPTQTTLGNLFVKGSDQLASQAKRLAMKSNEVSGCSDDFKDLLSMPTPGALQLKRHLTKPPGSKGSAGAGVQSISASDLLKQQKQQQKQLLENRRRRAEEIQQRVLQNTGRAGVPGASPPSRGTLLSPKSASEVPKVTQSPTAPQTPTLGRGFNDGDDILFFDHTPPPPPTPHSLSAAKLAALKKLRVKGAGLAKEDPNAVKRKRSNSTDITTRVQKNLSSPDGEQPGAKEEEPAQKKRREKMDYVQSEEFKKILNAKSRHGAELQAAEYQQQESYFDPLVKKEAMEDKMRNIREQKCRAVSCKKCKYTYFKPADRCVEEKHELQWHDATKRFFKCPCGQRAIALDRLPHKHCSNCGLFKWERDGMLKEKSGPKIAGELLQPRGDEQPKFLNSMQ; this is translated from the exons ATGGATG gtgacgATGACCTGGACCTTCTAACAGAGCTGCTGGCTGAGAACGAGGCTGGAGAGGAGCAGCAGGCTAGCCAGGAAGCAGAGGATAACCTAGATGACTTGTTTGacaacgatgatgatgatgaagagtacAGGGAGGGACtggagggggagggtggggagagggaggaagaggatggagccGTTGCTCTCTTTGGAGATGTGGATGGCATTGAAGAGAAGGAAGAAGTCAAAACACAGCCGTCTGGAGGGAAGGCTCCTGATAACCTCAATAAATCCCAAGAAGATTTACAAG agGAGCTGAGGCGGATGCAGGAGCAGATGCAGCGGCTGCAGCAGCAGCTAGAGGCCTCCCAGAAGAGCTCTACAGCCACCTCTACCCCAAGCAGCATCCCAGGAACAAAGGCACCTTCTAAAGCTAACACTCCCTCACAGGGTCCCCCCAAACAGAGCTCCTCCAAGCCAGTTCGTCCCACACAGAAGACCAAGCCCCAAGCAG AGGGGAAGCCCTCGTCTGCCCCAGACCGAGGAGACGGCACCAAGCTACAGGAGTCCTCCGACTTCACCGCTCAGCTCAACAACGCTGACCTGTTCAAACGCAAAGGTCAAAGGACAGCTCACCAGGTCCAGCCCAGCACTACAGCAGCCGCTACAGACACCAGAGGTCCACTGGTGGAGATTAAGACTCACAGCTCCTTCCAGCCAATAGCAAGCAGTAGTAGGACCAACAGTACGGTACGTTCATCGCTACCTTCCCAGTCCAATGCGGCTGCAGCCCTGTCCGCCGTACGACAGGCCAatccccttccatctctccctaaaGACGTCGCCATCGAGAAGTACTCTGGACTGCGGCTGAg GCGACCACGCGTGTCCTCCACGGAGATGGATCGTAAGATGGCCGACCGCAAGCTGATTCGGCTCTCCCAATTGCCTGGGCGTCTGGCCCGGGAGAAACTGGATGAGTGCGACTGGGTCACCTTCGCTGTGCTGGTCAACAAAGCTACACCACAGAGCAACAGCAGT GGTAAGACGTTCAGCATCTGGAAGCTGTCTGACCTCCATGACCTGGAAGTGTACGTGTCCCTCTTCCTGTTTGGGGAGGTGCATAAGGAACACTGGAAGACTGAGCCAGGCACCGTCATGGGCATCCTCAACCCCAACCCCATGAAGGCCAAAGACGGATATGacggg gTGTCTCTGTCAGTGGACCACCATCAGAAGGTGTTGTTGATGGGGGAGGCTCAGGACTATGGCACCTGTAAGGCAGCCAAGAAGAACGGAGACCCCTGCTCTCAGATTGTCAACCTG tatgaGTGCCAGTACTGCCAGTACCACGTCAAGGCCCAGTATAAGAAGATGAGTGCCCAGCGGGCCGAGCTGCAGTCGTCTTTCTCGGGGAAGGCCACGGGGAAGGCCAAGGGGAAGGGCAACAGCCTGAAGGAACGACTGTGTCAGACTGGCTTCCACTACGGAGGCATGTCCTCACCAGCCTGCGCTGCcgcact GTCTGCGTCTGGCCCTAAGAAGCCCACCCAGACCACTCTAGGGAACCTGTTTGTGAAGGGATCAGACCAGCTGGCCAGCCAGGCCAAGAGACTGG CCATGAAGTCTAACGAGGTGTCTGGCTGCTCAGACGACTTCAAGGACCTGTTATCCATGCCTACCCCGGGAGCCCTTCAACTGAAGAGACACCTCACCAAACCCCCAG gTTCCAAGGGCTCAGCTGGTGCAGGGGTCCAGTCCATCTCTGCCTCTGACCTCCTGAAGCAGCAGAAACAGCAGCAGAAGCAGCTCTTAGAGAACCGTAGACGCCGGGCAGAGGAGATCCAGCAGAGGGTCCTCCAGAACACAGGCAGGGCGGGGGTCCCCGGGGCCTCTCCCCCATCTAGAGGGACCCTCCTTTCCCCTAAGTCTGCCTCAGAGGTCCCCAAAGTCACCCAGAGCCCCACCGCCCCCCAAACCCCAACACTGGGCAGGGGTTTTAACGATGGAGATGATATCTTGTTTTTTGACCACACCCCTCCTCCGCCCCCGACGCCACACAGCCTATCAGCAGCCAAG TTGGCTGCTCTGAAGAAGCTGAGAGTGAAGGGGGCTGGGCTGGCCAAAGAAGACCCCAACGCTGTGAAAAGGAAGAGGAGCAACAGCACTGACATCACCACCAGGGTGCAGAAGAACCTGTCCTCGCCCGATG GTGAACAGCCTGGGGCCAAGGAGGAGGAGCCAGCCCAGAAGAAGAGGCGGGAAAAAATGGACTACGTCCAATCAGAGGAGTTCAAGAAGATCCTCAACGCCAAGTCCCGGCACGGGGCCGAGCTACAGGCG gCAGAGTACCAGCAGCAGGAGAGCTACTTTGACCCCCTGGTGAAGAAGGAGGCGATGGAGGACAAGATGAGGAACATCAGAGAGCAGAAGTGCCGAGCCGTCAGCTGTAAAAAG TGTAAGTACACGTACTTCAAGCCTGCTGATCGCTGTGTGGAAGAGAAGCATGAGCTGCAGTGGCACGACGCCACCAAACGCTTCTTCAAGTGCCCCTGTGGACAGAGAGCCATCGCACTGGACCGCCTGCCACACAAACACTGCAG TAACTGTGGCCTGTTCAAATGGGAAAGGGACGGCATGTTGAAG GAGAAGTCAGGGCCTAAGATCGCTGGGGAGCTCCTGCAGCCTCGAGGTGACGAGCAGCCCAAGTTCCTCAACAGCATGCAGTAG